A region from the Lysobacter antibioticus genome encodes:
- the surE gene encoding 5'/3'-nucleotidase SurE: MRVLVSNDDGVDAPGIRILAQGLREAGHEVLVVAPDRDRSGASNSLTLDMPIRVHKLDESTWRVSGTPTDCVHVAITGMLEAEPDIVVSGINNTANLGDDVIYSGTVAAAMEGRFLGLPAVAMSLATADHVGHHYETAARAAVEIIARLRTDPLPADTILNVNVPDLPWGEIAGFEVTRLGNRHRAEACTPQQDPRGRQWWWIGAAGAEQDAGPGTDFQAVRTGSISITPIHVDLTRYQALEQVASWVGGLADALAQPEPRAPESTA; this comes from the coding sequence ATGCGCGTATTGGTCAGCAACGACGACGGCGTCGACGCACCCGGCATTCGCATTCTCGCTCAGGGGCTGCGCGAGGCCGGTCACGAGGTGCTGGTGGTTGCCCCCGATCGCGACCGCTCCGGCGCCAGCAATTCGCTGACGCTGGACATGCCGATCCGCGTGCACAAGCTCGACGAGTCGACCTGGCGCGTGTCCGGCACCCCGACCGACTGCGTGCACGTGGCGATCACCGGCATGCTCGAAGCCGAGCCCGACATCGTCGTGTCCGGCATCAACAACACCGCCAACCTCGGCGACGACGTGATCTATTCGGGCACCGTCGCCGCGGCGATGGAAGGCCGTTTCCTCGGTCTGCCGGCCGTGGCCATGTCGCTGGCGACCGCCGACCATGTCGGCCATCACTACGAAACCGCGGCGCGCGCGGCGGTGGAGATCATCGCTCGCCTGCGCACCGATCCGCTGCCGGCCGACACCATCCTCAACGTCAACGTGCCCGACCTGCCCTGGGGCGAGATCGCCGGCTTCGAAGTCACCCGCCTGGGCAACCGCCACCGCGCCGAAGCCTGCACGCCGCAACAAGATCCGCGCGGCCGCCAGTGGTGGTGGATCGGCGCGGCCGGCGCCGAGCAGGACGCGGGCCCCGGCACCGACTTCCAGGCCGTGCGCACCGGCAGCATCTCGATCACTCCGATTCACGTCGACCTGACCCGCTATCAGGCGCTCGAACAAGTCGCCAGTTGGGTCGGCGGCCTGGCCGATGCGCTGGCGCAGCCGGAGCCGCGGGCGCCGGAGTCGACCGCATGA
- the rlmE gene encoding 23S rRNA (uridine(2552)-2'-O)-methyltransferase RlmE, giving the protein MATRSKSSQRWLKEHFSDPFVKKAKAEGLRSRAAYKLEELVERDRLLKPGMVVVDLGAAPGGWSQWVRQELDRLNAAKPGRIIALDILEMPGLAGVEFILGDFREDQVLTQLEQALAGQTVDLVLSDMAPNMSGVDAVDLPRAMHLSELAMDFADRHLRVDGTFLIKLFQGVGFDDYVRELRRRYAKVSIRKPAASRKRSPEVYALAQGKRATPT; this is encoded by the coding sequence ATGGCGACCCGCAGCAAAAGCAGCCAACGCTGGCTCAAGGAACACTTCTCAGACCCCTTCGTGAAGAAGGCCAAGGCCGAAGGTCTGCGTTCGCGCGCCGCCTACAAGCTGGAAGAGCTGGTCGAGCGCGACCGCCTGCTCAAGCCGGGCATGGTCGTGGTCGACCTCGGCGCCGCCCCGGGCGGCTGGTCGCAATGGGTCCGCCAGGAGCTGGACCGCCTCAACGCGGCCAAGCCGGGCCGGATCATCGCCCTGGACATCCTGGAGATGCCCGGCCTGGCCGGGGTCGAGTTCATCCTCGGCGATTTCCGCGAGGACCAGGTCTTAACCCAGCTGGAGCAGGCCCTGGCCGGACAGACCGTGGACCTTGTGCTGTCGGACATGGCCCCCAATATGAGCGGTGTGGACGCGGTGGACCTGCCGCGGGCGATGCACCTTTCCGAGCTGGCGATGGATTTCGCCGACCGGCACCTAAGGGTCGACGGCACCTTCCTGATCAAGCTGTTCCAGGGTGTGGGCTTCGACGATTACGTGCGGGAACTGCGCCGTCGCTACGCCAAGGTCTCGATCCGCAAGCCGGCGGCCTCGCGCAAGCGATCCCCGGAGGTGTACGCGCTGGCGCAGGGCAAGCGGGCCACGCCGACCTGA
- a CDS encoding D-Ala-D-Ala carboxypeptidase family metallohydrolase: MLATLLAACTLPTPAQRYQRWLGDGQQAAVEEYRRYLHAHGAGESVPMMQLLRSGRRWRICGAPEFALPPKPAWPDTVRSLRLIAELRRAGLLDGAEITSGYRDEALNRCEGGSSRSRHMSGGAYDFDLATDAPTRELCAFWRRRGPASGFGLGFYDARHLHIDTTGFRTWGHDYTYRTSQCLPGVRLKHEANQAGAR, encoded by the coding sequence ATGCTGGCGACGCTGCTCGCCGCCTGCACCCTGCCCACGCCGGCGCAGCGTTACCAGCGCTGGCTCGGCGACGGCCAGCAGGCCGCCGTCGAGGAATACCGCCGTTATCTGCACGCTCACGGCGCCGGCGAGTCCGTACCGATGATGCAGTTGCTGCGCAGCGGCCGCCGCTGGCGCATCTGCGGCGCGCCCGAGTTCGCGTTGCCGCCGAAGCCGGCCTGGCCCGACACGGTGCGCAGCCTGCGCCTGATCGCCGAGCTAAGGCGCGCCGGGCTGCTCGACGGCGCCGAGATCACTTCCGGATACCGCGACGAAGCCCTCAACCGCTGCGAAGGCGGCAGTTCGCGCAGCCGGCACATGAGCGGCGGCGCCTACGATTTCGATCTCGCCACCGACGCCCCGACACGCGAGCTGTGCGCGTTCTGGCGCCGGCGCGGACCGGCGAGCGGCTTCGGACTCGGGTTCTACGATGCTCGCCATCTGCACATCGACACCACCGGGTTCCGCACCTGGGGGCACGACTACACTTACCGGACATCGCAGTGCCTGCCCGGCGTTCGCCTGAAACATGAGGCAAACCAAGCCGGCGCACGATGA
- a CDS encoding protein-L-isoaspartate(D-aspartate) O-methyltransferase, translated as MIQRMRLQPEAIGSGLTSQRVRDRLVERLREAGIRDERVLNAIRTVPRHLFVDEALAMRAYEDTALPIGHGQTISQPWVVAKMTEALLEDGMPGKVLEIGTGSGYQAAILAALGLEVHTVERIGELLRTARKRFRQLGLNVRSKHDDGRIGWPENGPFDAIIVTAAAPALVDALTDQLAVGGTLIAPVGASSSQSLLKLRKDADGNISQHTLAPVVFVPLLSGMID; from the coding sequence ATGATCCAGCGCATGCGCCTGCAGCCCGAAGCGATCGGCAGCGGCCTGACCTCGCAACGCGTGCGCGACCGCCTGGTCGAGCGCTTGCGCGAGGCCGGCATCCGCGATGAGCGCGTGCTCAACGCGATCCGCACGGTGCCGCGCCATCTGTTCGTCGACGAAGCGTTGGCGATGCGCGCCTACGAAGACACCGCCTTGCCGATCGGCCACGGCCAGACCATTTCCCAGCCCTGGGTGGTGGCCAAGATGACCGAGGCCCTGCTCGAAGACGGCATGCCCGGCAAAGTGCTGGAAATCGGCACCGGCTCGGGCTACCAGGCCGCGATTCTCGCCGCGCTTGGCCTGGAAGTGCATACCGTCGAACGCATCGGCGAGTTGTTGCGCACCGCGCGTAAGCGGTTCCGCCAACTCGGTCTCAACGTGCGCAGCAAGCACGATGACGGCCGCATCGGTTGGCCCGAAAATGGTCCCTTCGACGCGATCATCGTCACCGCGGCCGCGCCTGCGCTGGTCGATGCGTTGACCGACCAGCTCGCCGTCGGCGGCACCCTGATCGCGCCGGTCGGCGCGTCCTCGTCGCAGTCGTTGTTGAAGCTGCGCAAGGATGCCGACGGCAACATCAGCCAACACACGCTCGCGCCGGTGGTCTTCGTGCCATTGCTGTCGGGCATGATCGACTGA
- the ftsH gene encoding ATP-dependent zinc metalloprotease FtsH, whose product MNDLAKNLLLWVIVAVVLMVVFQAFGPRTAGTDAISYDQFIAQVQSDRVKEIKFSDDRTTITGTRKDDTKFTTYAAQDPYLINDLLNHKVETVQTPQSSSPSLVVILINVLPWLLFIGIWVYFMRQMQQGGSKGAMSFGRSRAKLQGEDQVKVTLADVAGCDEAKEEVGELVEFLRDPSKFQKLGGKIPRGVLMVGPPGTGKTLLARAIAGEAKVPFFSISGSDFVEMFVGVGASRVRDMFEQAKKHAPCIIFIDEIDAVGRHRGAGLGGGHDEREQTLNQLLVEMDGFEGGEGVIVIAATNRPDVLDPALLRPGRFDRQVVVGLPDVKGREQILRVHMRKLPLHDDVEPMTIARGTPGFSGADLANLCNEAALFAARENGKDVRMEHFDKARDKILMGAERRSMAMSEDEKKLTAYHEAGHAIVGRVVPEHDPVYKVTIIPRGRALGVTMYLPEGDKYSMNRVAIESMLCSLYGGRVAEELIFGVDKVTTGASNDIERATKMARNMVTKWGLSDEMGPIAYGEEEDEVFLGRSVTQHKNVSNETARRIDEVVRGILDKAYGRTSQILKDNLDKLHMMAEALLQYETIDAAQIDEIMAGREPGPPADWAKSGRISKDDPGPGRPGSQIGGPAAQT is encoded by the coding sequence ATGAACGATTTGGCCAAGAATCTGCTGCTTTGGGTAATCGTCGCCGTCGTACTGATGGTGGTGTTCCAGGCGTTCGGCCCGCGTACGGCGGGCACCGATGCGATCTCCTACGATCAGTTCATCGCCCAGGTCCAGAGCGACCGGGTCAAGGAGATCAAGTTCTCCGACGATCGCACGACGATCACCGGCACGCGCAAGGACGACACCAAGTTCACCACCTACGCCGCGCAAGACCCTTACCTGATCAACGACCTGCTCAATCACAAGGTCGAGACCGTGCAGACGCCGCAGTCGAGCAGCCCGTCGCTGGTGGTGATCCTGATCAACGTGCTGCCCTGGCTGCTGTTCATCGGCATCTGGGTCTATTTCATGCGCCAGATGCAGCAGGGCGGCAGCAAGGGGGCGATGAGCTTCGGCCGTTCGCGCGCCAAGCTGCAGGGCGAGGACCAGGTCAAGGTGACCCTGGCCGACGTCGCCGGCTGCGACGAGGCCAAGGAAGAAGTCGGCGAGCTGGTCGAGTTCCTGCGCGATCCCTCCAAGTTCCAGAAGCTCGGCGGCAAGATCCCGCGCGGCGTGCTGATGGTCGGCCCGCCGGGCACCGGCAAGACCCTGCTCGCGCGCGCCATCGCCGGCGAAGCCAAGGTGCCGTTCTTCAGCATTTCCGGTTCCGACTTCGTCGAGATGTTCGTCGGCGTCGGCGCCAGCCGCGTGCGCGACATGTTCGAGCAGGCCAAGAAGCACGCTCCGTGCATCATCTTCATCGACGAAATCGACGCGGTCGGCCGTCATCGCGGCGCCGGTCTCGGCGGCGGTCATGACGAGCGCGAGCAGACCCTCAACCAGTTGCTGGTCGAGATGGACGGTTTCGAAGGCGGCGAAGGCGTGATCGTGATCGCCGCGACCAACCGCCCCGACGTGCTCGATCCGGCGCTGCTGCGTCCGGGCCGTTTCGACCGCCAGGTCGTGGTCGGCCTGCCGGACGTGAAGGGCCGCGAGCAGATCCTGCGCGTGCACATGCGCAAGCTGCCGCTGCACGACGACGTCGAGCCGATGACCATCGCCCGCGGCACCCCGGGCTTCAGCGGCGCCGACCTGGCCAACCTCTGCAACGAGGCGGCGCTGTTCGCCGCGCGCGAGAACGGCAAGGACGTGCGCATGGAGCACTTCGACAAGGCGCGCGACAAGATCCTGATGGGCGCCGAGCGCCGCTCGATGGCCATGAGCGAAGACGAGAAGAAGCTGACCGCCTACCACGAGGCCGGCCACGCCATCGTCGGCCGCGTCGTGCCCGAGCACGACCCGGTCTACAAGGTCACCATCATTCCGCGCGGCCGCGCCCTCGGCGTGACCATGTACCTGCCGGAAGGCGACAAGTACTCGATGAACCGCGTGGCCATCGAATCGATGCTGTGCTCGCTGTACGGCGGCCGCGTCGCCGAAGAGCTGATCTTCGGCGTCGACAAGGTCACTACCGGCGCGTCCAACGACATCGAGCGCGCCACCAAGATGGCCCGCAACATGGTCACCAAGTGGGGCCTCAGCGACGAGATGGGCCCGATCGCCTACGGCGAAGAAGAAGACGAAGTCTTCCTCGGCCGTTCGGTCACCCAGCACAAGAACGTGTCGAACGAGACCGCGCGCAGGATCGACGAAGTCGTGCGCGGCATCCTCGACAAGGCCTACGGCCGCACTTCGCAGATCCTCAAGGACAACCTCGACAAGCTGCACATGATGGCCGAGGCCCTGCTGCAGTACGAAACCATCGACGCCGCGCAGATCGACGAGATCATGGCCGGCCGCGAACCGGGTCCGCCGGCCGATTGG
- a CDS encoding helix-turn-helix transcriptional regulator, whose product MQYWEHIDRVFRAQSLDEVKSATSAYTRALGFQHHGYAMKLQEPALQPGHGSGPSKDFFYFEDFDSDWSKTYPGLASAQAERSDPRIIQAREGLPAASWNCRGQTSYELGQRVYLMQRTRRTLEIAGEHGLRGGITVPSWSQGMRWSFMTFTHTAIVDPREMVPTVASAVYFVNCMQATLDRLMRQRPSLPTLSEREREVLRWSAVGKTSWEISMILRISERTVNFHLQQVSRKLGVKGRRAACARAVALGLIFL is encoded by the coding sequence ATGCAGTATTGGGAGCATATCGATCGCGTGTTTCGCGCCCAGTCGCTCGACGAGGTGAAGTCGGCCACGTCCGCCTATACCAGGGCGCTCGGGTTTCAGCATCATGGCTATGCGATGAAACTGCAGGAGCCGGCGCTGCAGCCCGGCCACGGCAGTGGGCCGTCCAAGGATTTCTTCTACTTCGAGGATTTCGACAGCGACTGGTCCAAGACCTACCCCGGCCTCGCCTCGGCCCAGGCCGAACGCTCCGACCCGCGCATCATCCAGGCCCGCGAGGGCCTGCCGGCGGCGTCATGGAACTGTCGCGGCCAAACCAGCTACGAGCTCGGCCAACGCGTCTACCTGATGCAGCGCACCCGGCGCACGCTCGAGATCGCCGGCGAACACGGCCTGCGCGGCGGCATCACCGTGCCGAGTTGGTCGCAGGGCATGCGCTGGTCGTTCATGACCTTCACCCACACCGCGATCGTCGACCCGCGCGAGATGGTCCCGACCGTCGCCTCGGCGGTCTATTTCGTCAACTGCATGCAGGCCACCCTCGACCGCCTGATGCGCCAGCGCCCGTCGCTGCCGACGCTCAGCGAGCGCGAGCGCGAAGTGCTGCGCTGGTCCGCGGTCGGCAAAACCTCGTGGGAGATCTCGATGATCCTGCGGATCAGCGAGCGCACGGTGAACTTCCACCTGCAACAGGTCTCGCGCAAGCTCGGCGTCAAGGGCCGGCGCGCCGCCTGCGCGCGTGCGGTGGCGCTGGGGCTGATCTTCCTGTAA
- the yhbY gene encoding ribosome assembly RNA-binding protein YhbY: MPTLLTSAQTRFLRGQAHDLKAMLQVGGKGITDALVAEVDNALEHHELIKIKVGAEDRDTRDAAIAEIAERTDAALVQRIGHTAVLYRPSKEKRQIVLPRT, translated from the coding sequence ATGCCCACCCTGTTGACCTCCGCCCAGACCCGTTTCCTGCGCGGACAGGCCCACGACCTCAAGGCCATGCTCCAGGTCGGTGGCAAGGGCATCACCGATGCGCTGGTCGCCGAGGTCGATAACGCCCTCGAGCACCACGAACTGATCAAGATCAAGGTCGGCGCCGAAGACCGCGACACCCGCGACGCAGCCATCGCTGAGATTGCCGAGCGTACCGACGCCGCCCTGGTCCAGCGCATCGGCCATACCGCCGTGCTGTACCGCCCCAGCAAGGAAAAGCGCCAGATCGTCCTGCCGCGGACCTGA
- a CDS encoding Mth938-like domain-containing protein: MQLTLERPDHEFYLRGADGQVALVNDRRLERSFILAPNRLIEDWPVLDVKTLTIEDLAPVFALEPELIVLGCGATQSFPPAATLAACLGRGVGLETMTNPAAARTFNVLAGEGRRIVMGFVLGA, from the coding sequence ATGCAACTGACCCTGGAACGCCCCGATCACGAGTTCTACCTGCGCGGCGCCGACGGTCAGGTCGCCCTGGTCAACGATCGCCGCCTGGAACGCAGCTTCATCCTCGCGCCGAACCGGCTGATCGAGGACTGGCCGGTGCTGGACGTGAAGACCCTGACCATCGAAGACCTGGCGCCGGTGTTCGCGCTGGAACCTGAGTTGATCGTGCTCGGCTGCGGCGCGACCCAGTCGTTTCCGCCGGCCGCGACCCTCGCCGCCTGCCTCGGCCGCGGCGTCGGCCTGGAAACCATGACCAACCCCGCCGCCGCGCGCACCTTCAACGTGCTGGCCGGCGAAGGCCGGCGCATCGTCATGGGGTTCGTGCTCGGGGCATGA
- a CDS encoding peptidoglycan DD-metalloendopeptidase family protein, with protein MIKTTRTPTLAMAACVLAALALIGCSSTVVREPSRGHSSRGPSRPSSRPAPPRPSRPKPGATVVVQRGEGLYRIATNNGIQVADLAAWNGLSPPYTLYPGQRLRLYPPSGGARPSAGTPSSGGTSAPRPTPAAPVAAPVNSGIRWRWPADGPLLSRYVANEPTKQGVDIGGSSGAAVRAAADGVVVYSGTGLVGYGELIIVKHNEQWLSAYGHNRKRLVNEGQVVKSGEQIAEMGRSGAARDMLHFEVRYNAKPVDPLLYLPAK; from the coding sequence ATGATCAAGACGACCCGGACCCCGACCCTGGCGATGGCCGCCTGCGTTCTGGCCGCGCTTGCCCTGATCGGCTGTTCGAGCACGGTGGTCCGCGAACCCTCGCGCGGTCATTCCAGCCGCGGCCCGTCGCGCCCCTCGTCGCGTCCGGCGCCGCCGCGTCCGTCCCGGCCCAAGCCCGGCGCCACGGTCGTCGTGCAGCGCGGCGAAGGCCTGTACCGCATCGCCACCAACAACGGCATCCAGGTCGCCGATCTCGCTGCCTGGAACGGCCTCTCGCCGCCTTACACCCTCTACCCTGGCCAGCGTTTGCGCCTGTACCCGCCCAGCGGTGGCGCTCGCCCGTCGGCGGGCACGCCGTCGAGCGGCGGCACCAGCGCGCCGCGGCCCACGCCCGCAGCGCCGGTCGCCGCGCCGGTCAACAGCGGCATCCGCTGGCGTTGGCCGGCCGACGGCCCCTTGCTGAGCCGCTACGTCGCCAACGAGCCGACCAAGCAGGGCGTCGATATCGGCGGCTCCAGCGGCGCGGCGGTGCGTGCCGCCGCCGACGGCGTGGTGGTCTATTCCGGTACCGGCCTGGTCGGTTACGGCGAACTGATCATCGTCAAGCACAACGAACAATGGCTGTCGGCCTACGGCCACAACCGCAAACGTCTGGTCAACGAAGGCCAGGTGGTCAAGTCCGGCGAACAGATCGCCGAGATGGGCCGCAGCGGCGCCGCGCGCGACATGCTGCACTTCGAGGTGCGCTACAACGCCAAGCCGGTCGACCCCTTGTTGTACCTGCCGGCGAAATAA
- a CDS encoding YqaA family protein codes for MKIFGPLYERALTWARHRHAPAYLTGLSFVEAIIFPIMPEVMLAPMCVGAPRRAFWFATLSLIGSMAGALVGYALGHYAFEALKPVFAAMGMLAGIESGIATVQAKMAESPWAVFTFLVLGGFMPIPMKVFTWASGIVGVPMLQYVLSMLIGRGKRVFLLALAIRIGGERAEATLRRYIEPIGWIATAIIAAAVVWLIWRSQQG; via the coding sequence TTGAAGATCTTCGGACCGCTCTACGAGCGCGCGTTGACCTGGGCCCGGCATCGCCACGCGCCGGCCTATCTCACCGGCTTGAGCTTCGTGGAAGCCATCATTTTTCCGATCATGCCCGAGGTCATGCTGGCGCCGATGTGCGTTGGCGCGCCGCGGCGCGCGTTCTGGTTCGCCACCCTGAGCCTGATCGGCTCGATGGCCGGCGCCCTGGTCGGCTATGCCCTGGGCCATTACGCCTTCGAGGCGCTCAAGCCGGTGTTCGCGGCGATGGGCATGCTCGCCGGCATCGAGTCCGGCATCGCCACGGTCCAGGCCAAGATGGCCGAATCGCCGTGGGCGGTGTTCACCTTCCTGGTCCTCGGCGGTTTCATGCCGATCCCGATGAAGGTGTTCACCTGGGCGTCGGGTATCGTCGGCGTGCCTATGCTGCAATACGTGCTGAGCATGTTGATCGGCCGCGGCAAGCGCGTGTTCCTGCTGGCGCTGGCGATCCGCATCGGCGGCGAACGCGCCGAGGCGACGCTGCGACGCTACATCGAGCCGATCGGCTGGATTGCCACGGCCATCATCGCGGCCGCCGTAGTCTGGCTGATATGGCGCTCGCAACAGGGCTGA